The Cellulophaga sp. RHA19 genome includes the window TTCCTATTTATGGAAATAGTTACACCTACATTTTTATTACAGTATGATACTCGACCAAATAGACTTTTTATAGAATATTTAATATACCCTAAAGAGGTGTCTAATATGTTATTAAAAGGTTTTGGTTTACAGATATTACTTTGTGTTTCATTACTTGTTTTAGGTTCTATATTTATATTTAAAAAAAGTAAAAACTGGTTTTCTTTAGATTTTAGTACTCAGTATAAATGGAAAATTTTTCTTTTTCCTTTACTAGCTTTTTTATTATTCTGGGGAGCTAGATCGTCATTAACATCTTTAAGACCAATAAACCCTAGCAGCGCTATTTTTTCGCCAGATCAATTTACCAATAGTCTCGCAATGAGTTCTTTATATACTGTTTCATTTGCTGTTTACTCTTTAAGAGATGAAGTAAATAGTAATAAGATGTATGGAAAAATGGATGAGAAAGAAGCCATAGAAAGAGTCCAGAAATATATGACAACAAATGGGGCTTCTAGTTTTACTAACAAGGATATTCCTTTATTACATCAGCAAATTAGTACTCATAAAACTGATAAACCATATAATTTGGTGATTTTTCTACAAGAAAGTTTGGGAGCAGAGTATGTTGGTTATATGGGAGGTTTGCCATTAACTCCAAATTTAGATAAACTTTCAAAAGAAGGTTTAGCTTTTACTAATTTGTATAGTACTGGAACAAGAAGTGTGAGAGGTATAGAGGCAGTTGTATCTGGTTTTTTACCAACTCCTAGTAGAAGTGTTGTTAAGTTAGGTAAGTCACAACAAGGTTTTTTCACTTTGGCAGATGTGCTTGGTAAAAAAGGATATGAAACTAGTTTTATATATGGGGGGCTTGCTAATTTTGATAATATGGCAAGTTTTTTTAATGGTAATGGATTTAAGAATATTGTAGACGAGAACGATTTTGATAAAAATGAGTATGCTTTTAAGGGGGTATGGGGAGTCTCTGATGAAGACCTCGTAAAAAAAGCAAATTCTCTATATAAATCTTACGGAGATAAACCATTCTTTTCATTAATGTTTTCATCTTCAAATCACGAGCCATTTGAGTTTCCTGATGATAGAATTGAATTGTTTGATAAAAAGAAAAATACTGTAAATAACGCTATTAAATATGCAGATTATGCGATAGGTAAATTTTTTGAAGCTGCTAAAAAGGAAGCTTATTATAATAATACTGTTTTTATCGTGATTGCTGATCATAACACAAGAACTTACGGTAAAAACTTAATACCCGTAAATA containing:
- a CDS encoding LTA synthase family protein, whose amino-acid sequence is MEIVTPTFLLQYDTRPNRLFIEYLIYPKEVSNMLLKGFGLQILLCVSLLVLGSIFIFKKSKNWFSLDFSTQYKWKIFLFPLLAFLLFWGARSSLTSLRPINPSSAIFSPDQFTNSLAMSSLYTVSFAVYSLRDEVNSNKMYGKMDEKEAIERVQKYMTTNGASSFTNKDIPLLHQQISTHKTDKPYNLVIFLQESLGAEYVGYMGGLPLTPNLDKLSKEGLAFTNLYSTGTRSVRGIEAVVSGFLPTPSRSVVKLGKSQQGFFTLADVLGKKGYETSFIYGGLANFDNMASFFNGNGFKNIVDENDFDKNEYAFKGVWGVSDEDLVKKANSLYKSYGDKPFFSLMFSSSNHEPFEFPDDRIELFDKKKNTVNNAIKYADYAIGKFFEAAKKEAYYNNTVFIVIADHNTRTYGKNLIPVNKFHIPALIIAPGIEGGVNYDKLCSQIDIPPTLLDLTGLTVETPMPGRNIFELDSLTPGRAMMQFYTTNAFRVGNDLVVLQPNKPAVQFQLLNDTVFIEKPLDKELAKDALGHIVSASNMYKNGTYKIE